One genomic region from Nocardia vinacea encodes:
- a CDS encoding AI-2E family transporter — translation MTDQKVSALGKATAARSAADSVHPFVRVSAEWAWRLLVMFAALIAITMVVQKLAAVAIPLAIGLLAAALLAPLVDWMQRLGVPRSVGVFVALLGSLGVVAGIMTFVIEQFIEGVPQLSDEITHSVHEVQDWLINGPLHLSNEQIRNAGDTIVKTIQSNREGLTSGALTTATVIGHVLTGAFLTLFILIFFLYGGDQIWHFVTRIVPTPHREKVRTAGQLGFGTLVGFVRATVVVALVDAIGIGAGLAILGVPLALPLASLVFISAFIPIVGAFLAGTIAVFIALVTKGWVTAVIVLGIIIAVMQLESHVLQPLLLGRAVSIHPLAVVLAIAAGLVLGGIAGALLAVPFVAVMNTAIRSLLSESPEEAFEELHTGDGGRFAVEPDKPEPGRFDVDAVLAKEMHREDRSDDSAGPR, via the coding sequence GGCGTGGCGGCTGCTGGTGATGTTCGCCGCGCTGATCGCGATCACGATGGTGGTGCAGAAGCTGGCGGCGGTGGCGATACCGCTCGCCATCGGCCTACTGGCCGCCGCATTGCTGGCGCCGCTGGTGGATTGGATGCAGCGGCTCGGGGTGCCGAGGTCGGTGGGGGTCTTCGTCGCGCTGCTCGGATCGCTCGGAGTGGTCGCGGGAATCATGACCTTCGTCATCGAGCAGTTCATCGAGGGCGTACCGCAGCTGTCCGACGAAATCACCCACAGCGTCCACGAGGTTCAGGACTGGCTGATCAATGGTCCGCTGCATCTGAGTAATGAGCAGATTCGGAATGCGGGCGACACGATCGTCAAAACGATCCAATCGAACAGGGAAGGTCTCACCAGCGGGGCCTTGACCACCGCGACGGTGATCGGGCATGTTCTCACCGGTGCGTTCTTGACGCTTTTCATTCTCATTTTCTTCCTTTACGGCGGCGATCAGATCTGGCATTTCGTGACCCGGATCGTGCCGACCCCGCACCGGGAAAAGGTGCGCACCGCAGGGCAACTCGGCTTCGGCACGCTGGTCGGCTTCGTCCGCGCGACGGTAGTGGTGGCGCTTGTCGATGCCATCGGCATCGGTGCCGGTCTAGCGATTCTCGGGGTGCCGCTGGCATTGCCGTTGGCCTCGCTGGTATTCATCAGCGCGTTCATCCCGATCGTCGGTGCATTCCTCGCCGGGACCATCGCGGTATTCATCGCATTGGTGACCAAGGGCTGGGTGACCGCGGTGATCGTGCTCGGCATCATCATCGCGGTGATGCAGCTGGAAAGCCATGTGCTGCAACCATTGCTGCTCGGTCGGGCGGTGAGCATCCATCCGCTCGCGGTGGTGCTGGCCATTGCCGCCGGCCTCGTGCTCGGCGGCATCGCGGGCGCTCTGTTGGCGGTGCCGTTCGTCGCGGTGATGAATACCGCGATTCGGTCGCTGCTGTCGGAGAGTCCGGAGGAGGCGTTCGAGGAACTGCACACCGGCGACGGAGGTCGATTCGCGGTGGAGCCGGATAAACCGGAGCCCGGCCGGTTCGATGTGGATGCGGTGCTGGCCAAGGAGATGCATCGGGAGGACCGGTCGGATGACTCGGCCGGGCCCAGGTGA